The Benincasa hispida cultivar B227 chromosome 9, ASM972705v1, whole genome shotgun sequence genome has a segment encoding these proteins:
- the LOC120086518 gene encoding protein PHOSPHATE-INDUCED 1-like, whose amino-acid sequence MAFSIFLPLFLSLLPFSSSTRSFPNAQPQQLLFHYHNGPLLSGDISLNLIWYGNFKASQKAIVIDFLSSLSSSKPISPNPSVSTWWNTIHNYYTNSNSKPLSLSLASQIQLPDYSLGKSLTNSHILALASKGGQTNAINLVFTAPDVTVDGFCFNKCGSHGSSLGAPINGKPHRFAYIWVGNSQTQCPGYCAWPFHQPLYGPQTPPLVAPNNDVGMDGLVINLAALLAGTVTNPFGNGFYQGPKEAPLEAASACTGIFAKGSYPGFPGELLVDSVTGRSYNANGRNGRKYLLPALFDPNTSACSTLV is encoded by the coding sequence ATGGCATTCTCCatttttcttcctctcttcCTTTCTTTACTTCCTTTCTCCTCATCTACTAGATCATTCCCCAATGCCCAACCTCAACAACTTCTCTTCCATTACCACAACGGCCCTCTTCTCAGCGGCGACATATCCCTTAATCTCATTTGGTATGGCAATTTCAAGGCTTCCCAAAAAGCCATTGTCATCGATTTCCtctcttccctttcttcttccAAACCCATCTCTCCAAATCCCTCTGTTTCCACTTGGTGGAACACCATTCACAATTATTATACCAACTCCAATTCCAAACCCCTCTCTCTCTCATTAGCCTCCCAAATTCAACTCCCCGATTACTCCCTTGGCAAATCTCTTACCAATTCCCacattctcgctctcgcttccAAGGGTGGCCAGACCAATGCAATCAATCTCGTCTTCACCGCCCCCGATGTCACCGTCGACGGATTCTGTTTCAACAAATGCGGCTCCCACGGATCCTCTCTTGGAGCTCCCATCAACGGAAAGCCCCACAGATTTGCATACATTTGGGTGGGCAATTCCCAAACCCAATGTCCTGGTTACTGCGCTTGGCCCTTCCACCAGCCCCTGTACGGCCCCCAGACTCCGCCGCTGGTCGCACCCAACAACGACGTCGGGATGGACGGTCTTGTGATTAACCTCGCCGCTCTTCTCGCTGGGACTGTTACCAATCCCTTTGGGAATGGGTTCTATCAGGGTCCTAAGGAAGCTCCGCTGGAGGCGGCGTCGGCCTGTACCGGAATCTTTGCCAAGGGTTCTTACCCTGGCTTTCCTGGGGAGCTTCTTGTTGATTCCGTCACCGGAAGGAGTTACAATGCCAATGGTCGGAATGGCCGGAAATATCTGCTTCCGGCGCTGTTTGATCCCAACACTTCCGCTTGTTCTACTCTCGTTTGA
- the LOC120086350 gene encoding protein PHOSPHATE-INDUCED 1-like: MPSSISFFLFFFLLSSSFHFISAARNPSFLFRYHNGPLLSGDISLNLIWYGNFKASQKAIVIDFLSSLSSSKPISPSPSVSTWWNTIHNYYTNSNSNSKPPSFSLASQIQLPDYSLGKSLTNSHILALASKGGQTNAINLVFTAPDVTVDGFCFNKCGSHGSSLGAPINGKPHRFAYIWVGNSQTQCPGYCAWPFHQPLYGPQTPPLVAPNNDVGMDGLVINLAALLAGTVTNPFGNGFYQGPKEAPLEAASACTGIFAKGSYPGFPGELLVDSDTGGSYNANGRNGRKYLLPALFDPNTSACSTLV, from the coding sequence atgccttcttccatttccttctttcttttcttcttcttactcTCTTCTTCATTTCACTTCATCTCCGCCGCTAGAAACCCATCTTTCCTCTTCCGTTACCACAACGGCCCTCTTCTCAGCGGCGACATATCCCTCAATCTCATTTGGTATGGCAATTTCAAGGCTTCCCAGAAAGCCATTGTCATCGATTTCCtctcttccctttcttcttccAAACCCATTTCTCCAAGTCCCTCTGTTTCCACTTGGTGGAACACCATTCACAATTATTATACCAATTCCAATTCCAATTCCAAACCCCCCTCTTTCTCATTAGCCTCCCAAATTCAACTCCCCGATTACTCCCTTGGCAAATCTCTTACCAATTCCCacattctcgctctcgcttccAAGGGTGGCCAGACCAATGCAATCAATCTCGTCTTCACCGCCCCCGATGTCACCGTTGACGGATTCTGTTTCAACAAATGCGGCTCCCACGGATCCTCTCTTGGAGCTCCCATCAACGGAAAGCCCCACAGATTTGCTTACATTTGGGTCGGTAATTCCCAAACCCAATGTCCTGGTTACTGCGCTTGGCCCTTCCACCAGCCCTTGTACGGTCCCCAGACTCCGCCGCTGGTCGCACCCAATAACGACGTTGGGATGGACGGTCTTGTCATTAACCTCGCCGCTCTTCTCGCCGGAACTGTTACCAATCCCTTTGGGAATGGGTTCTATCAGGGCCCTAAGGAGGCTCCCCTGGAGGCGGCGTCGGCTTGCACCGGAATCTTTGCCAAGGGCTCTTACCCTGGCTTTCCTGGGGAGCTTCTTGTCGATTCCGACACCGGAGGGAGTTACAATGCCAATGGTCGGAATGGACGGAAATATCTGCTTCCGGCGCTGTTTGATCCCAACACTTCCGCTTGTTCTACCCTCGTTTAA